A stretch of the Ostrea edulis chromosome 9, xbOstEdul1.1, whole genome shotgun sequence genome encodes the following:
- the LOC125660239 gene encoding uncharacterized protein K02A2.6-like, whose translation MRASLPQAIDLDTVREATQKYSTLQRAIHYTRFGTWYMMKTDDSEDIDLSELTAIKAVRDELTVHSDNILLRNHRIVLPKGLRQRAIDITHEGHQGVAKTKSFTRTKVWFPGMDGMIEEAVKNCASCQTLTPEFRSVEPYKMSELPSGPWENISIDFCGPLPSSDYLFVMVDEYSRYPIVEIVKSVSARSTIPVLDKVISTFGLPKTVKSDNGSPFQSYEFKQFAENMGFVHRRITPRWPRANAQAESFNKPLMKAIRSAHINQQNWKQEMYKFLRQYRATPHTSTGQTPYRLLFNREPRTKLPQTSEKSVELVLDEIVRTRDSEAKRVMKQYGDQRNRAMIRGNKLHPVYDTNPRRVSDKKGSMVTVDDSVTCNASSFKKISDHVRSDLMDKVMLKFEDEDLKWPESKLPESSMRNPIDASPKQCVSVSPKDKATPSVTLSPKTPVVRRSGRERKQPVRLKDFVL comes from the coding sequence ATGAGAGCATCACTACCACAAGCTATTGACTTGGATACAGTACGGGAAGCAACTCAGAAATACAGTACCCTACAAAGAGCAATCCACTATACAAGATTTGGAACGTGGTACATGATGAAGACTGATGATAGTGAAGATATTGATTTGAGTGAATTGACAGCAATCAAAGCTGTTCGTGATGAGCTCACTGTACATTCGGATAATATTCTGCTTCGGAATCATCGTATTGTATTACCCAAAGGTCTAAGGCAGAGAGCTATTGATATTACACATGAAGGTCATCAGGGTGTGGCCAAGACGAAATCATTTACACGCACCAAAGTGTGGTTTCCTGGCATGGATGGAATGATCGAAGAAGCAGTTAAGAACTGTGCATCATGCCAAACTCTCACTCCGGAATTTCGTTCCGTTGAACCTTATAAGATGTCTGAGTTACCATCAGGACCATGGGAGAACATCAGCATAGACTTTTGTGGACCCTTACCTTCAAGTGATTACTTATTTGTCATGGTGGATGAATACTCCCGTTATCCTATTGTCGAAATAGTGAAGTCTGTGTCTGCAAGATCGACTATTCCGGTACTTGACAAAGTCATTAGTACATTTGGATTACCAAAAACTGTGAAAAGTGACAATGGTAGCCCATTTCAGTCATATGAATTTAAGCAGTTTGCAGAGAACATGGGATTTGTACATCGACGGATCACCCCCAGATGGCCCCGGGCCAATGCTCAGGCTGAGAGTTTTAACAAACCACTCATGAAAGCGATACGCTCTGCTCATATTAATCAGCAGAATTGGAAACAGGAAATGTACAAATTTTTACGGCAATACCGTGCAACTCCACATACGTCAACAGGACAAACTCCGTACAGACTACTTTTTAATCGGGAACCAAGAACAAAATTACCACAGACCTCGGAGAAATCAGTTGAACTAGTTCTTGATGAGATAGTGAGGACACGCGATAGTGAAGCGAAACGTGTCATGAAACAGTATGGTGATCAAAGAAACCGTGCGATGATTCGTGGAAACAAACTGCATCCAGTTTATGACACAAACCCTAGGAGAGTGTCAGATAAGAAAGGCTCGATGGTGACCGTAGATGACTCTGTTACATGCAATGCATCGAGTTTCAAGAAAATCAGTGATCATGTTCGTAGTGATCTTATGGACAAAGTGATGTTAAAGTTCGAGGATGAAGATCTAAAGTGGCCAGAATCAAAGTTACCCGAATCTTCCATGAGGAATCCAATTGATGCTAGTCCAAAGCAGTGTGTGTCTGTATCGCCTAAGGATAAAGCGACTCCAAGTGTTACTTTGAGCCCGAAGACACCAGTTGTGCGCCGTAGTGGTCGAGAAAGGAAACAACCGGTCAGGCTGAAAGACTTTGTGCTATAG